A portion of the Trichoplusia ni isolate ovarian cell line Hi5 chromosome 12, tn1, whole genome shotgun sequence genome contains these proteins:
- the LOC113499202 gene encoding CDC42 small effector protein homolog: MASTGSEIWLQWFACCYQPAAQAQRTRRRIDRSMISAPTNFQHTGHIGSTDVDIPSSLLHSMQNQMQSKGGYEMAYGVKVY; encoded by the exons ATGGCAAGCACCGGCAGTGAAATTTGGCTGCAATGGTTCGCGTGTTGCTACCAGccggcggcgcaggcgcagcgcaCGCGCCGGAGAATAGACAGGTCGATGATTAGTGCGCCTACCAACTTTCAACATACAGGACACATAG GGTCGACAGACGTAGACATCCCATCATCACTGCTGCACTCCATGCAGAACCAGATGCAGAGCAAGGGCGGCTACGAGATGGCGTATGGTGTTAAG GTGTATTGA